In Acidimicrobiia bacterium, the genomic window CCGACGATCCGGAACGCCACGCGTGGACCCTGCGGATCGAAGTCGCTGGCAAGGTCCCCGTCGACCTGGTCGGGTGCCAACGACTCGAACGGCAGACGGTCACCGACTCCGAGCCCGAGCTCTCCGGCGAGCCCCTCACCGATCGTGAGCTCGTGGACCCCATGCGCCTCCCGCCCCGCGACGATCCGCGCGCGGTCGACGGTCCTCCCGAATTCGTGGTCGGTCTGCCCCCCAGTCGGGAGGAAGCCGGCATCTCCCTGAAATAGCTGGAGCTGGCGGAGCACGCCGACGGCAGCGACACCAGGGGTGGCGCGGAGCGCCTGCAGCTGCTCCGGCGTGGTGTCCCCCGCAAAGAACTCGATGTCGGCCGACCGGTATCGCTCCTCGAAGCGCTCCAGCGAGGTGGCAGTACGACGCGCGCCGGCCACCGAAGCGAGCACGACAACACCGACGAAGCCGACGAGCAGCGTGAGCACCGCGATGCTTCCCCACCGTCGGCGGATCTGCGCCCGCGCGAGCATGCGCACGGCCTTCACGTCACTCGCTCCTCAACACGACAGCCGGCCGCGTGCGCGCGGCGACGCGCGCCGGGATCGCGGCGATGACGTTGGCGACGAGAATGGCGACAGACGCGAGCAGCACCAGCCCGAGCGGGGGAAGCAGCACGGTGCTCGAGACGCCGAGATCGTTCGCGAAGCTCCGCCAGACCCACCGGCCGGCGACGATTCCCGTGGGGATGCCGATCACGAGTGCAGTGCCCACCAACGTGGTCGCCTGCCACGCGACCGTCGTCGCGACTTGACGACGGGAGCAGCCGATCGTCTTGAGGATCGCAAGATCGCGCCTGCGACCCCGCACCGACGTGAACAGCAGATGCGCGAGCACGCCGATGCCGAGCACAGCAAGGAGACCGGAGAGCACGAGCGGTGTCGGCCGGACGCGCGCGTAGCTCTGGATGTCGGCCGGTCGCTGCGGTCCGAGTGCGCTCGCGATATCCCCGTACCGACGGTTGACCGTCGACACCGCCACTCCGGGCGCGAGGTTCACGAGGAAGAACGTGGGCTCTGCTGCGGGATCGAGGACGCGCAGCCCGTCGGCGGTGAGCGCGGCACCCTCGCCGAGCCCGAACGTCCCGTTCAGCGATAACGACGGAAGCGTGGTGCGCCCGACAACCCGAAGACGGACCAGAGCGCCGTCCGGCGAACGAGTCACGACGGTGTCGCCCACCGACTTCCCGAGGACGCGGAGCGTTTCGACCCCCAGAGCGATCTCGTTCGGCGAATGGGGCCACCGGCCGGCGGGAACATTGGGGAGCGCACCGCCACGGACTCGATCGAAACCGAACGCGGACACTGTGTGACCATCGAGCACGAGCGATGCGCGCGCGCCGATCGTGAGGCCGACGAGGTCCCCGTCGTCGCGCAGCTGCGCGACCAGATCGGACGTCGCGCCGACGTCGTACGTGTCGAGGAGTGCGTCCCAGCGCCACCCGTACCGCGCCGGCTGGGTCACGAGCGAATCAAGGTTCGTCGCAAACACGAGCGCGGCTCCGATAGTGGCGATCGCCGCGACCAGGCCGAACACCGCGGTCGCGAGCGATGTCGAACCCGACGCACGGTCGCGCTGAACCGCGAAGCGGACGCCGTTGACCAGACTCGTCGCAGCGCCTGCGGCGGCCAATCGGTCGGCAACGCGAGATTGCCGGCGTCGAGCGACGGTGGTGTCCTCGTTCGGTGCCAGGGCGGACCGCCAGGCGGTCAGGGCCACGAGCGCGATCAGCAGTGCAGCCCCGAGCACGCCAACGCCGACGGTGAGAGTATCGAACCTGAATCCCGGCGATGGCTCGGCGAGGCGCGCGCGCCCCAGTGGAAAGATCGGGGAGGCCGCCCATGCCAACACGACGGCGGAGACGATCCCGATCAGCACTGCAGCGAGGGCCCGGGCGCTCGCAACGAGCGCGCGTTGGGCACGCGTCGCACCCAACGCCGAAAGGTTCGGTCCGTCGACGGCATCCGCGGTCACCATCCGCGCCAGCGCTTGTCCGACCACGAGGAATCCCGCGATGGCGGCGACGAGTGCGAACAGCTGCAACGCGTCGACGTAGGGACTCGCGACGCGCGAGAACGTCGCGGCGTCCGAATCGGCACTCCGGAGATCGAGGCTGACGTCGGGGAACTCGCGTCGCAACGCCGCCGCGAACGACGCGAGATCTCGCCTCGGGTCTTTCAGGTCGACGAGGGCGCCCTCGTAGCTCACTCGGTCGGCGAACCGGCGGGCGAAGGCAGGTGTCAGCAGCATGCCGGCCTGGTCCTGGTTCTCGTTGACGAGCAGATCCCCACGCGGGCGCCCAACGCCGACGACGGTCAGGTCGACGGGCACGAATACCTGCCGGAGCTCGGCGTCCGTGGGTTCTCTGCCCTCGGCTTCGAGCTCGTTACTCTTGGTGAGCAGCTCGAGGTAGCTCCAGACCCAACCGTGGAACACGTCGCCGCTACGCAGATGGAGTTGCTCAGCAGCGAGCTCGTTGACCAGCACCTCGTTCGGGCGGTCGCGACGTGGCAGGCGGCCCTCGAGCAAGCGGAACCGATCGATCTCGTATCCCGCGACGCCGTCGGCGCTCGCCATACCGAACACGCCGGCGAAGTCATCGGGCCCAGGCCGACTGGCATGCTTCGGACGCGGGGCGAGCCCGAATGCGACCACGCGTCCCGCACGCGCGACCTGCGGCAGCTCTGCGACCCGAGCGGCGGATACCGAGCCGAAGCCCTGCGTGCCGACCATCACATCCGCCGCGCTCGTCGCGTCGAGCAGTCGTCCGTACGCGCTCTCGGTACGACGTGAGCCCGCGAGCGCGGCGAGCACCGCGCCGCCGGCGATGCCGACGAGCAGCACGACCGCGACCGTCCCCCACACCCTGCGGCGAAGCAGCGACCGCGCGCACATGCGAACTGCGCCCATCACTCGCTCCTCAGCACGGTCGCAGGGAGCAGGCGCGCGGCGATCCGGCCGGGCACGAACGCGACCAGATTTACGAGCAACAGCACGACCGGAACGGCGAGGACCACGGCGAGCAGCGGCACGACAGGTTCGGACACTGTGCCGAGGTTGTCGGCGAGCGCGCGCCAACCCCAGCGCCCGAGCACGATCCCGAGCGGGATGCCCAGCAACAACGCGAACGCACCGACGGTCGTCGCCTGCCAGGCGACCGCGCTCGACACCTGACCACGCGTGAAGCCAAGGGTCTTGAGCAGCGCGAGATCGCGACGCCGACGTCGGACGGAAGTCACGAGGGCGTGCGCGACGGTTGCGGCCGCGAGCACTGCGAGCACGCACGCAAGCACGAGTGGGGTGCTGCGAACACGTCCGTACGCGACGATGTCCGACGGGCGCTGCACTCCCTCGACCGTGAGGGCCTCGGGATCGACGTTGGCGTTGGTCAGCAACGCGCGGGCGGTGTCGAACAACTTCGTGCGGTCGGCACCCGGCGCGAACTCGACGAGGAACGGATTCTGGTCGAAGTCGGGACCGAGACGATCAAGCGCGGTGCCGGTCAGCACGGCTCCCTCACCGAGTGCGGTCTTGTCGGAGCCGGGATAGGTACCGACACCGGGCAACACGACCCGGCCCACGACGCGAAGGTTGCGCGTGCCACCGGACTCGAGTCGTGCGCTCACCGTGTCGCCTACTTGGATGCCCAGGGCACGCAGCGTGCGCGCGCCGAGCGCGATCTCGTCGTCATGGGTCGGGACTCGCCCACTCACGATCGACGGGTACACGGGTCCGCCCGTCGGATCGATCCCGACGGCAGGAACGCTCTGCCCCTCGAGGACGACGTCGCTGAGCGTGACCCCGATCCCGACGATCTTCAGCGTCGTGCGCTCTCCGAGCCGGCCGGCGCGCACCATCTGCAGGGCCTGCTCGACGGTCAGCTCGCCACTCTCGACGCGGGCGACGTCCGCGTCGCTGATCGCCGCGACCCGCATCCGGTCGCCGACGCCCACATGGTGGTGGTCGGCGAATCGCGAGTTCACGAGCACCTGCTGCGCCCGCGCCGGATCCGGCATGCGCCCGTCGAGGATCTTCGGGCGCCCGAGGCGGTAGAACAACGAGCCCTCGCTCGCGAACGCGATGTCGTTCATGAGGTCGATGGAGGCCTTCCGGTCCGCGCCGGCCAGGAACAGCCCGTCGACGCGTCCCGCTTGGACGACACCCGGCAGGCCTGCGACCGCGTTGGAGTCGAGCCCGCTTTCAACTCCGTCATCAGGGTTCACGAGCACGTCCCAGAAGTTCGTCTGCGCGGAAAGCCGTGAGTACGCAGTATCGGTTCGTCGCGCACCTGCCGCAGCCACCAGCACCACACTCGTCGCGCCACCCACAAGCAACGCGAGCGCGAACACCGAGCGCCACCGGGTGCGCAGCTCCGCGCGGAAGCGGTACCACACGGCGCCCACGGGGCTCCTAGAACGCGCGCGAGGCGGCCTCGGCGGCCGTCTCTTCGGCCTCGGTCTCGATCCGCCCGTCGCGCATGCGCACGATGCGATCGGCCGCCGCCGCGACGTCGTCGTCGTGCGTCACCATCAGGATGGTCTGGCCGCCGGCGTGCAGCCGCCGGAACAGCTCGAGCACCTCGTGCCCGCCTTCGGAGTCGAGCGCGCCGGTGGGCTCGTCGGCGAGGAGCAACGTGGGCTCGTTCGCGAGCGCACGCGCGATCGCGAGCCGCTGCCGCAGGCCGCCCGACAGCACCCCAGGGGCGTCCTTCGCCTTGTCCGCCAGCCCGAGCAGGTCGAGCAGGTCGCGCGCGCGCGTCTCGGCGCGCTTGCGCGGCGCGCCCGCGATCACCGCGGGCAACGTCACGTTCTCGAGCACGCTCATGCCTTCGAGCAGGTTGAAGAACTGGAACACGATCCCGATATGGCGGCGGCGCATGATCGCGAGCTCGTCCTCGCTCTTCCCGACGAGCGGCTCCCCGGCGAGTGACACCTCGCCGTCGGTCGGTGAGTCGAGGCCCGCGATGATGTTGAGCAGCGTCGACTTGCCGCAGCCCGACGGGCCCATCACCGCGACGAACTCTCCCGGGTTCACGGTGAAGTCGACGCCGCGCAGTGCGCGCACCGGCGCGCCCTCGGACTCGAAGGTCTTGCGCAGCCCTCGCGTGATGACGACCGTTTCGCCTGCAACTGGTTCATCGCTCATGGTGTGATCTCCTCGATATCGATGCGGAACGCGTGTACCGGCGCGTTCCGTCCCTTCACAATGGTTTCTCCGAGATCGATGCACTCGGGCGGAACGCGCAGCGCGGCGCGCGTCGTCTCGTTGAGCACGATTCGACCCGCTGGACGCGCCAGGTCCTGGAGCCTCTGGGCGAGGTTCACGGTGTCGCCCACGAGCGTGTACTCGACGCGCTCCTCGGATCCGAGCAGCGCCGCGGCGACCGGACCGGTGGACACACCGATCCCGATCCCGAACGCGCTCCGGCCGTCGGCCTCCCACCGCTCGTTGAGCGCGCGTTGCCGCTCGATCATCGATCGCGCCGCGGCAACGGAACGATCCGCGTGGTCTTCGAGGGGGAGCGGTGCACCGAAGCAGGCCATCACCGCGTCGCCCACGAACTGCATCACGGTTCCCTGCTCGGCGAGGATCGCGTGGTTCATCTCGGCTCGATGCTCGCTGAGCTGCACCGCGAGTCGAGACGGGTCGGTGTTCTCCGCGATCGACGAGTACCCGCGGATGTCACCCATCAGCACGGTCACGACCAGTTCTTCGGTCTCGCCGATCTGGCGTCCCTCGCGTCGCAGCAAGTCGGCGAGTCCACCCGGCAGCAGCCGGCTGAGCTGCTCGCCCTGCTCCTCACGGTCGACGATCGCCTCGTGCAGGAAGCGCAGCCGCTTGAGCGCGCCGCTGGTCCCGGTCGACGCACCTGCGGAGAGCTTCATGAACAGCTCTTCCACCGACGTTGCGACGGCGGCTGCGGTCGTGCCCCGCGACACCGCGATCGCCTTGATCGGGCGGCCCTCGGCAATCTCGTGCAACAACTCCTCGTCGGCTGCGGTGAGGCCGGCGTCGTCGGTAACCGGTTGAACGAGCGCCTCGACGATCTTCGGATCGAGCACCGATCCCCCCGTGGCCACCTCGCGCACAGCACGCGCGAGCTGGTCGCCTTCGGCCACGCGGTCCTTCAGCAGGTACGCGTACCCGGCGGCACCGTCACTGAGGAGCGAGATCGCGTAGTCGGGGTCGTCGTACTGCGAGAGCACGACCACGCCGGTTCCGGGGTGACGCTTGCGCAACTCCTTCGCCGCGTCGATCCCTTCCTGCTGGAAACTCGGCGGCATACGAATGTCGGTCACGAGCACCTGCGGCGCGGCGGCCTCGGCGCCGGCAATCAGGCTGTCGTAGTCGTCGGCCGTGCCGACAACCTCGATGTCGTCCTCGAGCCCGAGCAACGCCCGCACGCCCTCGCGGACGATCACGTTGTCGTCGGCCAAGAACACCGTGATGCGGCCGTCCCCCATGGTGCCCATTGAGCGCCTTCCATCCCTCTCGCGGCAAGGTGGGTCGGACCCCCGTTCGGGGGGGTGCTGCCCACCCGGCGCGCGACCCGGCTGGCCCCCTCGCCTCTGGGCGCTGCGAACCGTACCGTTGGCAGGAGCACACCGGCCCATCACGTCGGCCCATCACGTCGGGAGGTCAGGTCATGCGCATCGAGTCGTCGGTCAGCTCCGTCTCGTGGATCCCGTCGGAGGCGGTCACCGGACCGCTCCTCAAGGGCACGTTCGAGGCGGGATTCACCCACTACGACGAGCCGCCGCCCGACGAGCTCGACGATCTCGACGAGCTCCGTGCCGCCGACCGCTTCCGGTTCGCCAACCACCTCTCGGCCTGGGTCGAGGTCGACGGCGGGCGGATCGTCGACGCCGGATATTCCGGGGGAGGCCTCATGGGTTCGACGACCGTGCGGATCGCCCGCCTGCGCACCACGTTCGAAGCGACCCAGCTTCCCGACATTCGACACGCTGCGGAGATCACCGACGGCTCCGCCCGCTTCGTGCAGACGACCGGCGGCAAGACCGGCCTGCCGGCACCCCGGCGGGTGAAGCACCCCCCCTTCGTGCAGTTCAAAGCGCCCACGGTGTGGACCACGCTCGGGCTCACGATCCGCGCCGATGGCACCTCGGAGTTCGAGGTGCTCGGCGCGAGCAAGTTCCCGCGCCATTGGATCTACGACGACGACGGGCAACTCGCGGCCAAGGTCGGCCTCGCCGACTTCAAGGACTGGTACCGCGACGCGTTCGGGAAGCACACGCCCTGGGGAGACCGTGATTCG contains:
- a CDS encoding FtsX-like permease family protein, whose protein sequence is MGAVRMCARSLLRRRVWGTVAVVLLVGIAGGAVLAALAGSRRTESAYGRLLDATSAADVMVGTQGFGSVSAARVAELPQVARAGRVVAFGLAPRPKHASRPGPDDFAGVFGMASADGVAGYEIDRFRLLEGRLPRRDRPNEVLVNELAAEQLHLRSGDVFHGWVWSYLELLTKSNELEAEGREPTDAELRQVFVPVDLTVVGVGRPRGDLLVNENQDQAGMLLTPAFARRFADRVSYEGALVDLKDPRRDLASFAAALRREFPDVSLDLRSADSDAATFSRVASPYVDALQLFALVAAIAGFLVVGQALARMVTADAVDGPNLSALGATRAQRALVASARALAAVLIGIVSAVVLAWAASPIFPLGRARLAEPSPGFRFDTLTVGVGVLGAALLIALVALTAWRSALAPNEDTTVARRRQSRVADRLAAAGAATSLVNGVRFAVQRDRASGSTSLATAVFGLVAAIATIGAALVFATNLDSLVTQPARYGWRWDALLDTYDVGATSDLVAQLRDDGDLVGLTIGARASLVLDGHTVSAFGFDRVRGGALPNVPAGRWPHSPNEIALGVETLRVLGKSVGDTVVTRSPDGALVRLRVVGRTTLPSLSLNGTFGLGEGAALTADGLRVLDPAAEPTFFLVNLAPGVAVSTVNRRYGDIASALGPQRPADIQSYARVRPTPLVLSGLLAVLGIGVLAHLLFTSVRGRRRDLAILKTIGCSRRQVATTVAWQATTLVGTALVIGIPTGIVAGRWVWRSFANDLGVSSTVLLPPLGLVLLASVAILVANVIAAIPARVAARTRPAVVLRSE
- a CDS encoding FtsX-like permease family protein codes for the protein MGAVWYRFRAELRTRWRSVFALALLVGGATSVVLVAAAGARRTDTAYSRLSAQTNFWDVLVNPDDGVESGLDSNAVAGLPGVVQAGRVDGLFLAGADRKASIDLMNDIAFASEGSLFYRLGRPKILDGRMPDPARAQQVLVNSRFADHHHVGVGDRMRVAAISDADVARVESGELTVEQALQMVRAGRLGERTTLKIVGIGVTLSDVVLEGQSVPAVGIDPTGGPVYPSIVSGRVPTHDDEIALGARTLRALGIQVGDTVSARLESGGTRNLRVVGRVVLPGVGTYPGSDKTALGEGAVLTGTALDRLGPDFDQNPFLVEFAPGADRTKLFDTARALLTNANVDPEALTVEGVQRPSDIVAYGRVRSTPLVLACVLAVLAAATVAHALVTSVRRRRRDLALLKTLGFTRGQVSSAVAWQATTVGAFALLLGIPLGIVLGRWGWRALADNLGTVSEPVVPLLAVVLAVPVVLLLVNLVAFVPGRIAARLLPATVLRSE
- a CDS encoding ABC transporter ATP-binding protein; the protein is MSDEPVAGETVVITRGLRKTFESEGAPVRALRGVDFTVNPGEFVAVMGPSGCGKSTLLNIIAGLDSPTDGEVSLAGEPLVGKSEDELAIMRRRHIGIVFQFFNLLEGMSVLENVTLPAVIAGAPRKRAETRARDLLDLLGLADKAKDAPGVLSGGLRQRLAIARALANEPTLLLADEPTGALDSEGGHEVLELFRRLHAGGQTILMVTHDDDVAAAADRIVRMRDGRIETEAEETAAEAASRAF
- a CDS encoding adenylate/guanylate cyclase domain-containing protein, with translation MGTMGDGRITVFLADDNVIVREGVRALLGLEDDIEVVGTADDYDSLIAGAEAAAPQVLVTDIRMPPSFQQEGIDAAKELRKRHPGTGVVVLSQYDDPDYAISLLSDGAAGYAYLLKDRVAEGDQLARAVREVATGGSVLDPKIVEALVQPVTDDAGLTAADEELLHEIAEGRPIKAIAVSRGTTAAAVATSVEELFMKLSAGASTGTSGALKRLRFLHEAIVDREEQGEQLSRLLPGGLADLLRREGRQIGETEELVVTVLMGDIRGYSSIAENTDPSRLAVQLSEHRAEMNHAILAEQGTVMQFVGDAVMACFGAPLPLEDHADRSVAAARSMIERQRALNERWEADGRSAFGIGIGVSTGPVAAALLGSEERVEYTLVGDTVNLAQRLQDLARPAGRIVLNETTRAALRVPPECIDLGETIVKGRNAPVHAFRIDIEEITP
- a CDS encoding cyclic nucleotide-binding domain-containing protein, translating into MRIESSVSSVSWIPSEAVTGPLLKGTFEAGFTHYDEPPPDELDDLDELRAADRFRFANHLSAWVEVDGGRIVDAGYSGGGLMGSTTVRIARLRTTFEATQLPDIRHAAEITDGSARFVQTTGGKTGLPAPRRVKHPPFVQFKAPTVWTTLGLTIRADGTSEFEVLGASKFPRHWIYDDDGQLAAKVGLADFKDWYRDAFGKHTPWGDRDSKALVTAVETALERDLSVNIMRKDAKPEIRTIKKGKRLVEQGEAGNELYLLLDGVLSVIVDGEPIAEVGPGAILGERAVLEGGLRTSTLEAQTACRVAVARADQIDRAALVELAEGHRKETR